Genomic window (Pelagicoccus sp. SDUM812003):
AGGACGCATCATTCGCCAGCTTCTCACGGAGAGTCTCCTGCTTAGTTGTCTAGGCGGCTTGGTCGGGATTGGCATCGCTGCCATCACGATCGATCCGTTGGTGACTTTCGCCGGGATATCCGACATCCAACGACTAACCATAGGTCTCGACCTCAGAGTCCTTGGCTTCGCCCTCGGTGCAGCGCTGTTGACAGGCTTTCTATTCGGTCTGATCCCTGCTCTGAAAGCTGCCCGACCGGACGTGAACGAACACCTGAAGGACGGGGCCCGAAGCGGCACCTCGGGAGGTCGCCGCAAGCTGCAATCCATTCTGGTGATCTCCGAAACAGCGCTCACCGCAATTCTGCTGGTCGTAGCCGGATTGTTGATACAAAGTTTCGTGAACGCGGCCAACGAGGACGTCGGATTCAATCGCGACGGCCTACTGGTTTTCCGCATCAATCCATCCGGCGACAATGCGAGTTCCATAGAAAAACGCGTGCGATACGCCGACCGACTCCTCGCTGAATTCAGGGCTATTCCCGGAGCTACCGAAGTCGCTCTGATAACCAACATGCCCATGAACGGTCGCACGTTTTATGGAGACAGTTTGCAACGCGCTGACAAGATCGAGGAGGACAATAACATCACGGCTGGATTCGACGCCATTTCTCCGGGATTTTTCAACACCTTGGATATCCCAATTCTGGCAGGACGCGACCTGAGCGAGGCGGACAATCGAGAGGATGCCCACAAGGTGATGCTGATCAATCAATCGATGGTCGAGCGCTTCTTCCCTGATGGTGAGGATCCGCTTGGAAAGCATATGATCTTCAAGGGCGACCCATACGAGGTGGTAGGAGTGGTAGGAGATATCAATCGGTTTGGCGTCGATACCCAATCGCCCAGGCAGGTCTACATTCCCCTCGCTCAATTTCCGTGGAGCACGCACTTCGCAATCCGCACCGATCTACCTCCTCTATCGCTCATTCCCCAGGTCCGCAAAGCGGTGCAAAACGTGCAGCCGGGACAACCGATCTTCGAAGTGGACACCATGGAAAATCTGGCCAACCAGACCCTGAGTTTCCGCACCATGATGCTGAGCCTGTTGAGCATCTTCGCGGGAGCCTCGCTGGTGCTAGCCTGCGTCGGCATCTACGGCGTCATGGCGTATAGCGTAACTCAACGCACACGGGAGATGGGAATTCGACTCGCTTTGGGAGCCAAGACCCAAGGCGTGACCAACATGGTCGTCAAGGACGGTCTACTGGTCATCGGAATAGGTCTTGTCGTGGGAATCTTAGGCGCGGTATTTGCCGGACGACTCCTTCAAAATCAGCTCTACGAAGTCGATTCGTTCGATCCCTTCACCTACATCGGCGTGGCGATCGTACTGCTAGCGGTAGGCGCAGCAGCTTGCTTCCTGCCCGCTCGTCGCGCTTCGAGAGTCGACCCCATGACCTCTCTGCGGTGCGAGTAGCTCCGCCGATTCGCAGTCCTCATGATCAGATCTAACGCATCAGCTCGGCGGTTTACGGGTTTGGCAGAGACAGCTTCAGCTCAAATTCGAAGCCTGTCGCCAATTCGAAATAAACGAACGGAGTCCTTGTCATTGTAGTATGGGTACAAAAAACGCGGTCACCTCATTGGGTGGCCGCGTGGTTTCTGAAAGAGATTTGAGCTCTACTACTCTTCCGGTTTCACCCGCGGTTTTGTAGCGGCAGCGCCCTGCGTTGTCATTCTTTCTTGGGCAATAGTCGTGGCGTTTGCCGGTGGTGACTTTTTCGGATCAGCGGCGGCGGTTTCGATGAGTTTTGAAATGCCTTCGGCGGAGCTGGGGTCAATACCAAGCTCCTTCATGAGGTTGTCGATGACGGGCAGTTGCATGCGGTAGTTGAGCATGGCATCCGTAAGCTGGTTGGGCAGCGAGCTGCTGCTCGTCGCCCCGTTGCTGCCATTGGAACCGTTCGATCCATTACCACCTGTTCCGAATCCAGTGGCTTGCAGGATCTTGATGCTGTCGATGCTCTTCATCGGCTCGGTGTAGGCCTTCACGATCTCTGGGGCGATCTTGGCGATGAGCGAACGTAGCTCGAATTCCACGATCTTGCTGTCGAGAATGTTCTTGGCTGCGTTGATGGCTTGCAAGCCGTGCGCCTCCACT
Coding sequences:
- a CDS encoding ABC transporter permease, whose translation is MSRVLGFLTRIRRAFRLGDFSQQMNEEMQHHIEAETSRRIAAGEDPVTARKNANLAFGHAESIKEAERRRRLGQSVELFWRDLAFAARNLRKSPGFAFVAIFTLAIGIGGNTAIFSVLNGLLLNPLPYPDSQRIVQVNESPGPNAFGAAGGGSFLLWERQNEHFDKIAGSHTMSHNFSGRGDPEVVRGLEVTPQYLSVFGLRPQLGRDFRPEDDQAGSNEHVTIISHRFWQQQFDGDPNVIGKYAVFDDQGYEIIGVLEPEALLDPEIDFLSPTGILNDEMKQSFGYHYVTFVVARLKPGATSEAAAAQLTALKLQNNDLYPPRKKEWVVSVDLLQERLFGGARQSLNLLIGAVGAVLLIACVNVANLLLSKTASRRSELALRLAVGATKGRIIRQLLTESLLLSCLGGLVGIGIAAITIDPLVTFAGISDIQRLTIGLDLRVLGFALGAALLTGFLFGLIPALKAARPDVNEHLKDGARSGTSGGRRKLQSILVISETALTAILLVVAGLLIQSFVNAANEDVGFNRDGLLVFRINPSGDNASSIEKRVRYADRLLAEFRAIPGATEVALITNMPMNGRTFYGDSLQRADKIEEDNNITAGFDAISPGFFNTLDIPILAGRDLSEADNREDAHKVMLINQSMVERFFPDGEDPLGKHMIFKGDPYEVVGVVGDINRFGVDTQSPRQVYIPLAQFPWSTHFAIRTDLPPLSLIPQVRKAVQNVQPGQPIFEVDTMENLANQTLSFRTMMLSLLSIFAGASLVLACVGIYGVMAYSVTQRTREMGIRLALGAKTQGVTNMVVKDGLLVIGIGLVVGILGAVFAGRLLQNQLYEVDSFDPFTYIGVAIVLLAVGAAACFLPARRASRVDPMTSLRCE